A single Bosea sp. PAMC 26642 DNA region contains:
- the rnhB gene encoding ribonuclease HII, with translation MSADFSREHHAIARGLWPLAGVDEVGRGPLAGPVVAAAVILDPRAVPAGLDDSKRLSAARREALFKEIAETALAVGIASATAAEIDAINIRQATLLAMRRGVAALAVTPLCVLVDGNDPPALACVCEAIVQGDGQVASIAAASIVAKVTRDAMMARLCRRFPAYGFSAHVGYATAQHREAIARHGPCPEHRYSFAPVKGVWQR, from the coding sequence ATGAGCGCCGATTTCAGCCGGGAACATCATGCCATCGCCAGGGGCCTGTGGCCGCTTGCCGGGGTCGACGAGGTCGGGCGCGGGCCGCTGGCAGGGCCTGTCGTGGCGGCGGCCGTGATCCTCGATCCGCGCGCGGTTCCCGCCGGGCTGGACGATTCGAAGAGGCTGAGCGCGGCGCGGCGCGAGGCGCTGTTCAAGGAGATCGCCGAGACGGCGCTTGCGGTCGGCATCGCCAGCGCCACGGCCGCCGAGATCGATGCGATCAACATCCGGCAGGCGACCCTGCTGGCGATGCGGCGCGGGGTCGCGGCGCTTGCGGTGACGCCGCTCTGCGTCTTGGTCGATGGCAACGACCCGCCGGCGCTGGCCTGCGTCTGCGAGGCGATCGTGCAGGGCGACGGTCAGGTCGCCTCGATCGCCGCGGCCTCGATCGTCGCCAAGGTGACGCGGGACGCGATGATGGCACGGCTGTGCCGACGCTTTCCGGCCTATGGCTTCTCGGCCCATGTCGGCTACGCCACGGCGCAGCATCGCGAGGCCATCGCCAGGCACGGCCCCTGCCCCGAGCACCGCTACTCCTTCGCCCCCGTCAAGGGCGTCTGGCAGCGCTGA
- a CDS encoding PA0069 family radical SAM protein produces the protein MAQANPAVRLSSRPISTQALRRHDSEPASVSARVAPLDPLAYAGHRIDPERRRGRGATINPGGRFEAEQRISEDDGWGTLGELPAFRTEVSIEKPRTIITKNDSPDISFDRSINPYRGCEHGCVYCFARPSHAYLGLSPGLDFESKLTAKPDAAILLEKELSAASYQPRTIAIGTNTDAYQPIEKKLRIMRSILEVLAKFNHPVGIVTKSALVQRDIDILAPMAAKGLAKVAISLTTLDPKIARTMEPRAASPAKRLETIKALSEAGIPVTVLVAPIIPAINEHEIERILDAAKAAGAREAGYVLLRLPLEVKDLVQDWLLTHHPDKLRHVVSLIRSTRGGKDYDAAWGQRQVGSGPYAWMIGRRFEMAAERLGFNGTRTRLRSDLFLKPEKEKAQLSLF, from the coding sequence ATGGCCCAGGCCAACCCCGCTGTCAGGCTGTCTTCGCGGCCGATTTCGACGCAAGCATTGCGGCGCCACGACAGCGAACCGGCGTCCGTTTCGGCGCGCGTGGCACCGCTCGATCCGCTGGCCTATGCCGGCCACCGAATCGACCCCGAACGTCGGCGCGGACGCGGCGCAACGATCAATCCGGGCGGCCGCTTCGAGGCCGAGCAGCGCATCAGCGAGGATGATGGCTGGGGGACGCTCGGCGAATTGCCGGCCTTCAGGACCGAGGTCTCGATCGAGAAGCCGCGCACCATCATCACGAAGAACGACTCGCCGGACATTTCCTTCGACCGCTCGATCAATCCTTATCGTGGCTGCGAGCATGGCTGCGTCTACTGCTTCGCACGGCCGAGCCATGCCTATCTCGGCCTCTCGCCGGGGCTCGACTTCGAGAGCAAGCTGACGGCCAAGCCCGATGCCGCGATCCTGCTGGAGAAGGAGCTGTCGGCGGCGTCCTACCAGCCGCGGACCATCGCGATCGGCACCAACACCGACGCCTACCAGCCGATCGAGAAGAAGCTGCGCATCATGCGCTCGATCCTGGAGGTTCTGGCGAAGTTCAACCACCCGGTCGGCATCGTGACGAAATCGGCGCTGGTCCAGCGCGACATCGACATCTTGGCGCCGATGGCGGCCAAGGGGCTGGCCAAGGTCGCGATCTCGCTGACGACGCTCGACCCGAAGATCGCCCGGACGATGGAGCCGCGCGCCGCCTCGCCGGCCAAACGGCTGGAGACGATAAAAGCTCTTTCTGAGGCTGGCATTCCGGTAACGGTGCTGGTCGCGCCGATCATTCCGGCGATCAACGAGCACGAGATCGAGCGCATTCTCGACGCGGCGAAGGCGGCTGGAGCGCGCGAGGCCGGCTATGTGCTGCTGCGCCTGCCGCTGGAGGTGAAAGACCTCGTGCAGGACTGGTTGCTGACGCACCATCCCGACAAGCTGCGCCATGTCGTCTCGCTGATCCGCTCGACGCGCGGCGGCAAAGACTACGACGCTGCCTGGGGCCAGCGCCAGGTCGGCTCGGGGCCCTATGCCTGGATGATCGGCCGGCGCTTCGAGATGGCGGCCGAGCGGCTGGGCTTCAACGGCACGCGGACAAGACTGCGCAGCGACCTGTTTTTGAAGCCGGAGAAGGAGAAGGCGCAGTTGAGCTTGTTTTGA
- a CDS encoding glycosyltransferase family A protein: MLTAVIRADGSANALAATFSVLIPAVADGFLGHAVVVDAGSDDDVERLADATGASYLRVGGAEGWHLGAAEARGDWLILLDAGDVPQPHWSQAVERHLMLAPETAGLIPLRGVAGSLRERAAISFGARRLRAGLILPKSAVLAGRLSSVPRRLSVRRERAAT; this comes from the coding sequence ATGCTCACTGCTGTGATCCGGGCCGATGGCTCGGCCAACGCGCTTGCCGCGACATTCTCCGTGCTCATTCCCGCGGTCGCGGATGGCTTCCTCGGCCACGCCGTCGTCGTCGATGCCGGCAGCGACGACGATGTCGAGCGCCTGGCCGATGCGACAGGCGCGAGCTATCTGCGCGTCGGCGGCGCAGAGGGCTGGCACCTCGGGGCGGCCGAAGCGCGCGGCGACTGGCTCATTCTGCTCGATGCCGGCGACGTGCCGCAGCCGCACTGGTCGCAGGCCGTGGAACGCCATCTCATGCTGGCGCCGGAAACCGCGGGGCTGATCCCGCTGCGCGGCGTCGCCGGCTCGCTGCGCGAGCGCGCCGCGATTTCCTTCGGCGCCCGCCGTTTGCGGGCCGGGCTGATCCTGCCCAAGAGCGCGGTGCTGGCCGGCCGTCTCAGCAGCGTGCCGCGGCGCCTGTCGGTCAGGCGTGAGCGGGCGGCGACCTAA
- the ypfJ gene encoding KPN_02809 family neutral zinc metallopeptidase — MQWEDYRQSDNLEDRRGGGGTFAGLPGGRGGMGIGTMVVLGLLGWALGIDPRILIGGAEMIGGIGGRQAPTQETRKSSGPPSDEMGRFVSAVLAQNEDVWTKVLPQQANTRYQAPRLVLFSNVDRSGCGTAQAAMGPFYCPEDKRVYLDLSFFQEMQRKLGGGGDFAYAYVIGHEIGHHIQNLIGILPKANQLRERSSEREANAISVRIELQADCFAGVWANNVQAMGRIDASDIDEALKTASAIGDDRLQKASRGQVVPDSFTHGSSAQRTRWFNTGLKSGSMQSCDTFRTNQL, encoded by the coding sequence ATGCAGTGGGAAGATTACCGCCAATCCGACAATCTCGAGGACCGGCGCGGCGGAGGCGGCACCTTCGCCGGGCTGCCGGGCGGTCGTGGCGGCATGGGCATCGGCACCATGGTCGTGCTCGGCCTGCTCGGCTGGGCTCTCGGCATCGATCCGCGCATTCTGATCGGCGGGGCGGAAATGATCGGCGGCATCGGTGGGCGGCAGGCGCCGACGCAGGAGACGCGCAAGTCGTCGGGCCCACCCTCCGACGAGATGGGCCGCTTCGTCTCGGCCGTGCTGGCGCAGAACGAGGACGTCTGGACCAAGGTGCTGCCGCAGCAGGCGAATACCCGCTATCAGGCGCCGCGCCTCGTCCTGTTCAGCAATGTCGACCGCTCCGGCTGCGGCACGGCACAGGCGGCGATGGGCCCGTTCTATTGCCCGGAGGACAAGCGGGTCTATCTCGACCTGTCGTTCTTCCAGGAGATGCAGCGCAAGCTCGGCGGCGGCGGCGATTTCGCCTACGCCTATGTCATCGGCCACGAGATCGGCCACCACATCCAAAACCTGATCGGCATTCTGCCCAAGGCCAACCAGTTGCGCGAGCGCTCCTCCGAGCGCGAGGCCAACGCCATCTCGGTGCGAATCGAATTGCAGGCCGACTGCTTCGCTGGGGTCTGGGCCAACAACGTCCAAGCGATGGGCCGCATCGATGCCAGCGACATCGACGAAGCTCTCAAGACTGCCTCGGCCATCGGCGACGACCGGCTGCAAAAGGCTTCGCGGGGCCAGGTCGTGCCCGATTCCTTCACCCACGGCTCGTCGGCCCAGCGCACGCGCTGGTTCAACACCGGGTTGAAAAGCGGCTCGATGCAGAGCTGCGATACGTTCCGGACGAACCAGCTTTAG
- a CDS encoding type II toxin-antitoxin system RelB/DinJ family antitoxin: MAATALVQTRIDPILKERATAVLEGVGLTVSDAVRILLTRTANEGALPFELVDPAERDAWFRAKVLEAIADPRPGIPHDEVKAHFAKRRAAALKVQSEPEA; the protein is encoded by the coding sequence ATGGCTGCGACCGCCCTTGTCCAGACCCGAATCGATCCGATCCTGAAAGAACGCGCGACTGCGGTGCTGGAAGGCGTCGGCCTCACGGTTTCGGACGCGGTCCGCATCCTGTTGACGCGGACAGCCAATGAAGGTGCGCTGCCTTTCGAGCTTGTCGATCCCGCAGAGCGCGACGCCTGGTTTCGCGCGAAAGTGCTGGAGGCCATCGCCGACCCTCGCCCGGGGATACCGCATGACGAGGTCAAGGCGCATTTCGCCAAACGCCGCGCGGCGGCGCTGAAGGTACAATCCGAGCCCGAGGCGTGA
- a CDS encoding type II toxin-antitoxin system RelE/ParE family toxin: protein MKLEWSAYALADREAIFDYVAADSARAAVMLDERIESRVETLADFPESGRPGRIDGTRELVIAGTSYIAAYRADTGTFESCVSCICRSYGRRICRRSGKAVRCRHRPSEPQ from the coding sequence GTGAAACTCGAATGGTCGGCCTATGCGTTAGCGGACCGCGAGGCGATCTTCGACTACGTTGCGGCCGATAGTGCGCGCGCGGCGGTCATGCTGGATGAGCGGATCGAAAGCCGTGTCGAAACTCTGGCCGATTTTCCGGAAAGCGGGCGCCCCGGTCGGATCGACGGCACCCGCGAACTGGTGATTGCAGGCACATCCTACATCGCCGCCTATCGGGCAGATACCGGCACGTTCGAATCCTGCGTGTCCTGCATATGTCGCAGTTATGGCCGGAGGATCTGCCGTAGGTCCGGCAAGGCCGTGCGTTGCCGACACCGACCGTCCGAACCTCAATGA
- the cydB gene encoding cytochrome d ubiquinol oxidase subunit II: protein MEWYLPVIWAVLIGTAVMLYVVLDGFDLGIAILFPTTKDEGERDQMMNSVAPFWDGNETWLVLGGGGLWVAFPTAYAIIMPAFYLPVTLMLLALIFRGVAFEFRWVAKPKHQIWDLAFWLGSTLAAFSQGLILGGMIQGITVVDRQFAGGPFDWFTPFTLMCGAGVVVGYALLGATWLIYKTEGPVAERARGQAKALLIGLLAFAVLVSLWTPYAHPRIAERWFSLSNLVWLWPFPLLTAFCGWMAWKRLHGKHEFTPFAFTIAIFVLCFLGLAISNYPYLVPPSLTIWDVAATPASHIFVLIGVSFLLPMILFYTAFVYWTFRGKVKADSGYH, encoded by the coding sequence ATGGAATGGTATCTCCCCGTGATCTGGGCCGTGCTGATCGGCACCGCCGTGATGCTCTATGTCGTGCTCGACGGTTTCGACCTCGGCATCGCGATCCTCTTCCCGACGACGAAGGACGAGGGCGAGCGCGACCAGATGATGAATTCGGTCGCGCCGTTCTGGGACGGCAACGAGACCTGGCTGGTGCTCGGCGGCGGCGGGCTGTGGGTCGCGTTCCCGACCGCCTACGCCATCATCATGCCGGCTTTCTACCTGCCGGTCACCCTGATGTTGCTGGCCCTGATCTTCCGCGGGGTTGCCTTCGAATTCCGCTGGGTCGCCAAACCGAAGCATCAGATCTGGGACCTCGCCTTCTGGCTCGGCTCGACGCTCGCCGCGTTCTCGCAGGGGCTGATCCTGGGCGGGATGATCCAGGGCATCACCGTCGTCGACCGGCAGTTCGCCGGCGGGCCGTTCGACTGGTTCACGCCGTTCACGCTGATGTGCGGGGCGGGCGTCGTCGTCGGCTATGCGCTGCTGGGCGCGACCTGGCTGATCTACAAGACGGAAGGGCCGGTCGCGGAGCGGGCGCGCGGCCAGGCCAAGGCGCTGCTGATCGGCCTGCTCGCCTTCGCCGTCCTCGTCTCGCTATGGACGCCCTATGCCCATCCGCGCATCGCCGAGCGCTGGTTCTCGCTCTCCAACCTGGTCTGGCTCTGGCCGTTCCCGTTGCTGACGGCGTTCTGCGGTTGGATGGCGTGGAAGCGGCTGCACGGCAAGCACGAGTTCACGCCGTTCGCCTTCACGATCGCGATCTTCGTGCTGTGCTTCCTGGGGCTCGCGATCTCGAACTACCCCTATCTCGTACCGCCGAGCCTGACGATCTGGGACGTCGCCGCAACCCCGGCCTCGCATATCTTCGTGCTGATCGGGGTGAGCTTCCTGCTGCCGATGATCCTGTTCTACACCGCCTTCGTCTACTGGACCTTCCGCGGCAAGGTGAAGGCCGATAGCGGATATCATTGA
- a CDS encoding cytochrome ubiquinol oxidase subunit I, protein MTIDAFLLSRIQFAFTISFHIVFPAFTIGLSAYIATLLGMWLKTDDLKYRVLARFWTKIFAVSFAMGVVSGIVLSYQFGTNWSRFSSTVGNVIGPLIGYEVLTAFFLEASFLGVMLFGWKRVPPWLHFMSACIVAGGTALSGFWILSANSWMQYPTGHEMRDGIAYPVDWMKIIFNPTFPLRFMHMMTAAYLTTAFVVLATGARHLMAGHRTESAKTMVRMAILMIAITAPAQALIGDFHGKDTAKYQPAKLAAIEAHWDSSKPAPLVLFAWPDEVAGVNRFEISIPGLASLLTHGSMDALFPSLNDFAIQDRPPVKIPFFAFRIMVGIGVLMIGFGWLGAFLWWRGKVFEERRWLWVAQWTWPAGFVAILSGWFVTEVGRQPWLATGVIRSVDAVSPVTTAQVAISLALFVCVYCVVFSAGVVLINRLIDKGPDEITSEDPPEQPSSRPLKAAQAPASDLFGDGRPGDDRIQPQT, encoded by the coding sequence ATGACCATCGACGCCTTTCTGTTGTCGCGGATCCAGTTTGCTTTCACGATCTCGTTCCACATCGTCTTCCCGGCCTTCACGATCGGGCTTTCGGCCTATATCGCGACGCTGCTGGGCATGTGGCTCAAGACCGACGATCTGAAATACCGGGTGCTGGCGCGGTTCTGGACCAAGATCTTCGCGGTTTCCTTCGCCATGGGCGTGGTCTCGGGCATCGTGCTGTCCTACCAGTTCGGCACCAACTGGAGCCGCTTCTCGAGCACGGTCGGCAACGTCATCGGTCCGCTGATCGGCTACGAGGTTCTCACCGCTTTCTTCCTGGAGGCCTCCTTCCTCGGCGTGATGCTGTTCGGGTGGAAGCGCGTGCCGCCCTGGCTGCATTTCATGTCGGCCTGCATCGTCGCCGGCGGCACGGCGCTGTCGGGCTTCTGGATCCTCTCGGCCAATAGCTGGATGCAGTATCCGACCGGCCACGAGATGCGCGACGGCATCGCCTACCCCGTCGACTGGATGAAGATCATCTTTAATCCGACCTTCCCGCTGCGCTTCATGCACATGATGACGGCGGCCTATCTCACGACCGCCTTCGTCGTGCTGGCGACGGGCGCGCGCCATCTGATGGCCGGGCACCGGACCGAATCGGCCAAGACCATGGTGCGCATGGCGATCCTGATGATCGCGATCACCGCGCCGGCGCAGGCGCTGATCGGCGACTTCCATGGCAAGGATACGGCCAAGTACCAGCCGGCGAAGCTCGCGGCGATCGAGGCGCATTGGGACTCCTCAAAGCCCGCGCCGCTCGTGCTCTTCGCCTGGCCCGACGAAGTCGCCGGCGTCAACCGTTTCGAGATCTCGATACCCGGATTGGCCAGCCTCCTGACCCATGGCAGCATGGACGCGCTGTTTCCGAGCCTGAACGATTTCGCCATACAGGACCGGCCGCCGGTCAAGATCCCGTTCTTCGCCTTCCGGATCATGGTCGGGATTGGCGTCTTGATGATCGGCTTCGGCTGGCTCGGCGCCTTTCTATGGTGGCGGGGCAAGGTCTTCGAGGAGCGGCGCTGGCTCTGGGTCGCACAATGGACCTGGCCGGCCGGCTTCGTCGCCATTCTCTCCGGCTGGTTCGTCACCGAGGTCGGTCGGCAGCCCTGGCTCGCGACGGGCGTGATCCGTTCGGTCGACGCGGTTTCGCCGGTAACCACCGCGCAGGTCGCGATCTCGCTCGCACTCTTCGTCTGCGTCTATTGCGTGGTGTTCTCCGCCGGGGTGGTGCTGATCAACCGCCTGATCGACAAGGGGCCCGACGAGATCACCAGCGAGGACCCGCCCGAGCAGCCGTCGAGCCGGCCGCTCAAGGCGGCGCAGGCGCCGGCGTCCGACCTGTTCGGCGACGGCCGCCCCGGCGACGACCGCATCCAGCCCCAGACCTGA
- a CDS encoding uracil-DNA glycosylase — translation MIPSTAPDPAELVAWYAEMGVTEALDETPRNHFAEAPPAPAARQPALQRPALLERALAPAPRAMPAAATAPDDAAISARALAQGANTLDELKAALGRFDGCALKATAKNLVFSDGNPEGRVMLVGEAPGADEDRFGLPFVGRSGQLLDRMLAAIGLNRKEHVYIANLLPWRPPGNRTPTPQEVAICLPFIQRQIQLADPDILICVGAPSTQGLLGLSGILASRGKWMEYDTGLRRIRAMATLHPAYLLRQPLQKRLAWRDMRALKAALEQAA, via the coding sequence ATGATCCCGAGCACCGCGCCAGATCCCGCCGAGCTTGTCGCCTGGTATGCCGAGATGGGCGTGACCGAGGCGCTCGACGAGACGCCGCGCAATCATTTCGCCGAGGCCCCGCCTGCACCCGCCGCGAGGCAGCCCGCACTTCAGCGGCCCGCTTTACTGGAACGGGCTCTGGCACCAGCGCCGCGCGCGATGCCGGCGGCGGCGACCGCGCCCGACGATGCGGCGATCAGCGCCCGGGCGCTGGCGCAGGGGGCGAACACGCTTGACGAGCTGAAGGCGGCGCTCGGCCGCTTCGACGGCTGTGCGCTCAAGGCGACGGCCAAGAACCTCGTCTTCTCCGACGGCAATCCCGAAGGCCGCGTGATGCTGGTCGGCGAGGCGCCGGGCGCCGACGAGGACCGGTTCGGGCTGCCCTTCGTCGGGCGCTCGGGACAGTTGCTCGACCGGATGCTCGCTGCGATCGGCCTGAACCGCAAAGAGCATGTCTATATCGCCAATCTCCTGCCCTGGCGGCCGCCGGGCAACCGCACGCCGACGCCGCAGGAGGTGGCGATCTGCCTGCCCTTCATCCAGCGCCAGATCCAGCTTGCCGATCCCGATATCCTGATCTGCGTCGGGGCGCCCTCGACGCAAGGGCTGCTCGGCTTGTCGGGTATTCTGGCCTCACGCGGCAAATGGATGGAATACGACACCGGCCTGAGGCGCATCCGCGCGATGGCGACGCTGCATCCGGCCTATCTGCTGCGGCAGCCCTTGCAGAAGCGCCTGGCCTGGCGCGACATGCGCGCGCTGAAGGCTGCGCTCGAACAGGCTGCGTAA
- a CDS encoding electron transfer flavoprotein-ubiquinone oxidoreductase produces the protein MDLEEAQREPRESMDYDVVIVGAGPAGLAAAIRLKQLDENITVVVVEKGAEVGAHILSGAVIDPIGLDKLLPDWRDDPDRPLTTEVSEDIFYFLTEPNGLRLPNFGMPKLMNNHGNFVGSLGLVARFLAARAEALGVEIYPGFAAAELLFDENGAVLGIATGDMGIAKNGEVSERYTRGMELRGRYTLLSEGVRGSLSKIAIRKFGLDKDREPQKYGIGLKEIWQVKPEKFHKGRVQHSFGWPLDGTTGGGSFLYHFDDNLVSVGFVVHLNYTNPTLSPFDEFQRFKTHPLIRDVFEGGKRLSYGSRAITEGGWQSVPKLTFPGGALIGCSAGFVNVPRIKGSHNAILSGMLAAEGLVPALQAGRSHDEVVEIENSWRDSEIGRDLKPVRNVKPLWSKYGTLAGIALGGIDMWLNQLFGWSPFGTLKHGKPDYATLKPISEVKPIVYPRPDGKLSFDKLSSVFLSSTNHEEDQPAHLKLTDPSIPVEKNLPVYGEPARLYCPAGVYEVVYKDAEAKTEPRFVINAQNCVHCKTCDIKDPAQNITWTVPEGGGGPGYANM, from the coding sequence ATGGATCTCGAGGAAGCGCAGCGCGAACCCCGCGAGAGCATGGACTACGATGTCGTCATCGTCGGCGCCGGCCCTGCCGGACTGGCGGCGGCGATCCGCCTGAAACAACTCGACGAAAACATCACGGTGGTCGTGGTCGAGAAGGGCGCCGAAGTCGGAGCGCATATCCTCTCGGGCGCGGTCATCGATCCGATCGGCCTCGACAAGCTCCTGCCGGATTGGCGCGACGACCCAGACCGTCCGCTGACCACGGAAGTCAGCGAGGACATCTTCTATTTCCTGACCGAGCCCAACGGCCTTCGCCTGCCCAATTTCGGTATGCCGAAGCTGATGAACAACCACGGCAATTTCGTCGGCTCGCTCGGTCTCGTGGCACGATTTCTTGCCGCTCGCGCCGAGGCGCTGGGCGTCGAGATCTATCCGGGCTTCGCCGCGGCCGAACTGCTCTTCGACGAAAATGGCGCGGTGCTCGGCATCGCCACTGGCGATATGGGCATCGCCAAGAACGGCGAGGTCTCCGAGCGCTACACGCGCGGCATGGAATTGCGCGGCCGCTATACGTTGCTGAGCGAGGGCGTGCGCGGCTCGCTCTCGAAGATCGCCATCCGCAAATTCGGTCTCGACAAGGACCGCGAGCCGCAGAAATACGGCATCGGCCTGAAGGAGATCTGGCAGGTCAAGCCGGAGAAGTTCCACAAGGGCCGCGTCCAGCATTCCTTCGGATGGCCGCTCGACGGCACCACCGGCGGTGGCTCCTTCCTCTATCATTTCGACGACAATCTGGTCTCTGTCGGCTTCGTCGTGCACCTGAATTACACGAACCCGACGCTCTCGCCCTTCGACGAGTTCCAGCGCTTCAAGACCCATCCGCTGATCCGCGACGTGTTCGAAGGCGGCAAGCGCCTGTCCTATGGCTCGCGCGCCATCACCGAGGGCGGCTGGCAGTCGGTGCCGAAGCTGACCTTCCCGGGCGGCGCGCTGATCGGCTGCTCGGCCGGCTTCGTCAACGTGCCGCGCATCAAGGGCAGCCACAACGCCATCCTGTCGGGCATGCTGGCGGCGGAAGGGCTGGTGCCCGCGCTGCAGGCCGGCCGCTCGCATGACGAAGTCGTCGAGATCGAGAACAGCTGGCGCGACTCCGAGATCGGCCGCGACCTGAAGCCGGTCCGCAACGTCAAGCCGCTCTGGTCGAAATACGGCACGCTCGCGGGCATCGCGCTCGGCGGCATCGACATGTGGCTGAACCAGCTCTTCGGCTGGTCGCCCTTCGGCACGCTCAAGCATGGCAAGCCCGACTACGCGACATTGAAGCCGATCAGCGAGGTCAAGCCGATCGTCTATCCGCGGCCCGACGGCAAGCTATCCTTCGACAAGCTCTCATCGGTCTTCCTGTCCTCGACCAATCACGAGGAAGACCAGCCGGCCCATCTGAAGCTGACCGACCCGTCGATCCCGGTCGAAAAGAACCTGCCTGTTTATGGCGAGCCGGCGCGGCTCTATTGCCCGGCGGGTGTCTACGAGGTCGTCTACAAGGACGCCGAGGCCAAGACCGAGCCGCGCTTCGTGATCAACGCGCAGAACTGCGTCCACTGCAAGACCTGCGACATCAAGGATCCGGCGCAGAACATCACCTGGACCGTGCCCGAGGGTGGCGGCGGACCGGGCTACGCGAACATGTGA
- a CDS encoding tetratricopeptide repeat protein, giving the protein MAVVRFGIRSRGSRTAVALTLLLALQVGAAAQGETATRTTEQIEPADSLEGNYLAAIVAGAGRDLGAASVYLREAIKGDPQNNDLLERGFVAFLADGAMNDAFRAAEKLIQRDPSNGLAQLAIGIRSIKLKSYQTARNHLQRGGRGRAADITATLLSAWAYAGAGQTKSAIETLERLKGEASYNLFRDYHAGLILDAAGRKADAEKRLKSAYDAEKTTLRLVDLWARFQARNGDFEAAAATYSEFDRLLPNHPIVRDGLARLATKEALPRQVGTAQQGAAEVLYGLASAGNRQGDEAAALLYLRLAIYLDPAHDLAILTLGDILERARQFEDAVAVYEKMPEGSPLLPNAEIQSGLALETLGKSNEAVKHLEKLIALRPDDIDALSALGNIYRSRKRFEEAGETYDKAISKLASPGRSNWDLFYFRGIARERTKRWPEGEADLRKALELMPEPLGRERALVLNYLGYSLVDQHLKLDEALSMLRRAVELRPRDGYITDSLGWAYYRLGRYEEAARELERAMELRPSDPVINDHLGDVYWRVGRRLEATFQWNAARDLNPEPEDLARILRKIERGLDEPPSANAAEPKKDGG; this is encoded by the coding sequence ATGGCAGTCGTGAGGTTTGGAATCAGAAGCCGTGGGTCGCGCACGGCCGTCGCCTTGACGTTGCTGCTTGCCCTGCAGGTCGGCGCAGCCGCGCAAGGCGAAACTGCGACGCGCACCACGGAGCAGATCGAGCCTGCCGACAGCCTCGAAGGCAATTATCTGGCTGCGATCGTGGCGGGGGCCGGCCGCGATCTCGGGGCGGCGTCCGTCTATCTGCGCGAAGCGATCAAGGGCGATCCGCAGAACAACGATTTGCTGGAGCGCGGCTTCGTTGCCTTCCTCGCCGACGGCGCGATGAACGATGCCTTCCGTGCCGCCGAAAAGCTGATCCAGCGCGACCCCAGCAACGGGCTGGCCCAGCTGGCGATCGGCATCCGTTCGATCAAGCTGAAATCCTACCAGACCGCACGCAACCACCTTCAGCGCGGCGGGCGCGGCCGGGCTGCCGATATCACCGCGACGCTGCTCTCGGCCTGGGCTTATGCCGGCGCCGGCCAGACCAAGAGTGCCATCGAGACACTGGAGCGGCTGAAGGGCGAGGCGTCCTACAATCTCTTCCGCGATTACCATGCCGGCCTGATACTTGATGCCGCCGGCCGCAAGGCCGATGCCGAGAAGCGGCTCAAGAGTGCCTACGACGCCGAGAAGACGACGCTGCGCCTGGTCGATCTCTGGGCCCGCTTCCAGGCACGCAACGGCGATTTCGAGGCCGCCGCCGCGACCTATAGCGAATTCGACCGGCTGCTGCCCAACCACCCCATCGTCCGCGACGGGCTCGCTCGCCTCGCCACGAAGGAAGCGCTGCCGCGCCAGGTCGGCACGGCGCAGCAGGGCGCGGCCGAGGTGCTCTATGGCCTCGCCAGCGCCGGAAACCGCCAGGGGGACGAGGCTGCGGCCCTGCTTTATCTGCGGCTCGCGATCTATCTCGACCCCGCCCATGACCTCGCCATCCTGACGCTCGGCGATATCCTCGAACGCGCTCGCCAGTTCGAGGATGCGGTCGCCGTTTACGAGAAGATGCCGGAAGGCTCCCCGCTGCTGCCCAATGCCGAGATCCAGTCCGGGCTCGCGCTGGAGACGCTGGGCAAATCCAACGAGGCCGTGAAGCATCTCGAAAAGCTGATCGCGCTCCGCCCCGACGACATCGACGCCCTCTCGGCGCTGGGCAACATCTACCGTTCGCGCAAGCGTTTCGAGGAGGCCGGCGAGACCTACGACAAGGCGATCTCCAAGCTCGCCTCGCCGGGGCGTTCGAACTGGGATCTGTTCTACTTCCGCGGCATCGCGCGCGAACGCACCAAGCGCTGGCCGGAAGGCGAGGCCGACCTGCGCAAGGCGCTTGAACTGATGCCCGAGCCGCTCGGCCGCGAGCGGGCGCTGGTGCTGAACTATCTCGGCTATTCGCTGGTCGATCAGCATCTCAAGCTCGACGAGGCGCTGTCCATGCTGCGTCGTGCCGTCGAACTGCGGCCGCGCGACGGCTACATCACCGATTCGCTAGGCTGGGCCTATTACCGGCTCGGCCGCTACGAGGAGGCCGCGCGCGAACTTGAACGCGCCATGGAGCTGCGCCCCTCCGACCCGGTGATCAACGACCATCTCGGCGATGTCTACTGGCGCGTCGGCCGCCGGCTGGAGGCGACCTTCCAGTGGAACGCCGCCCGCGACCTCAATCCCGAGCCGGAGGACCTCGCCAGGATCCTGCGCAAGATCGAGCGCGGGCTGGACGAGCCCCCGTCAGCCAACGCGGCGGAGCCGAAGAAGGATGGCGGCTGA